A genomic segment from Halomonas sp. GD1P12 encodes:
- a CDS encoding cobalamin-binding protein produces the protein MVNKWLVGLAAALCVSAARAEVCALDDLDREVCLSAPASRIAALSPGATELVYAAGAGDRVVAVVSYSDYPPEARDVISVGSHTRLDLEALVALEPDLAIGWVTGNPAEQLETLEALDMAVFYIEPRSVDGVAGAIERLATLAGTEAEGRRVAERFLSDMAALGAQYAGEASVDTFYQVWDSPLMSVNDEHLIGQVIRLCGGRNVFGELGRLVPRLDDEAVLAADPAVIVAGGMGEENRDWLDHWTRYPELRAVQNDHLYFVPPSLLQRPTPRLAEGARLLCGHLATAREDAP, from the coding sequence TTGGTCAATAAATGGCTTGTGGGGTTGGCGGCGGCGCTTTGCGTTAGCGCCGCTCGGGCCGAAGTGTGCGCGCTCGATGACCTGGATCGCGAGGTGTGCCTGAGCGCGCCTGCCAGCCGTATCGCCGCGCTTTCGCCTGGCGCGACGGAACTCGTCTATGCCGCCGGCGCGGGTGATCGCGTGGTCGCGGTGGTCTCTTACAGCGACTATCCGCCCGAGGCTCGAGACGTTATCTCGGTCGGCAGCCATACCCGGCTCGATCTGGAAGCGCTGGTCGCGCTCGAACCGGATCTGGCCATCGGCTGGGTGACCGGCAACCCCGCCGAGCAGCTCGAGACGCTGGAAGCGCTCGATATGGCGGTGTTTTATATCGAGCCGCGCAGCGTCGACGGCGTGGCCGGCGCCATCGAGCGCCTCGCCACGCTTGCCGGCACCGAAGCGGAAGGTCGCCGCGTGGCAGAGCGCTTTTTAAGCGACATGGCCGCGCTCGGGGCGCAGTACGCAGGGGAAGCGTCGGTCGATACCTTCTACCAGGTGTGGGACTCACCGCTGATGAGCGTCAACGACGAACACCTGATTGGCCAGGTGATCCGCCTGTGCGGCGGGCGCAACGTGTTTGGCGAGCTGGGAAGATTGGTGCCGCGCCTCGATGACGAGGCGGTGCTCGCCGCCGACCCGGCCGTGATCGTGGCCGGCGGCATGGGCGAGGAGAACCGCGACTGGCTCGATCACTGGACCCGGTACCCCGAGCTTCGTGCGGTGCAAAACGATCACCTCTACTTCGTGCCGCCGTCCCTCCTTCAGCGGCCCACGCCGCGTTTGGCTGAAGGGGCGAGGCTTCTTTGCGGGCATCTGGCGACGGCCCGGGAAGATGCGCCGTGA
- a CDS encoding FecCD family ABC transporter permease — MNGRSLSFWPVALTALALAALLLALATGSASLSVAKLMQALFGEGDSLAHTLVFDLRLPRALSAFAVGGLLAVAGALMQVLLRNPLADPYVLGLSGGASIGALGAMLAGLGGLLVTGSAFAGALLSTLLVFGLAQGRGGWTPARLLLIGVVVASGWGALVTLMLAMSPAERLPGMLYWLMGDLAYARTPWPPLIVLLLTCALLWPLGRSLNVLARGSLQAAALGVTVRGFEWGIYLLASLLTAVAVTTAGSIGFVGLVVPHMLRLVLGNDQRRILPACALAGGTLLLLADTLARTLIAPEQLPVGVITALLGVPTFLLLLYRSRP, encoded by the coding sequence GTGAATGGCCGCTCCCTGAGTTTCTGGCCCGTGGCGCTGACGGCGCTCGCCCTGGCCGCGCTTTTGCTGGCGCTCGCCACCGGCAGCGCTTCGCTGTCGGTGGCAAAGCTCATGCAGGCGCTGTTCGGGGAGGGCGATAGCCTCGCTCATACCCTGGTGTTCGATCTTCGCCTGCCACGCGCCTTGTCCGCCTTTGCCGTGGGCGGGCTGCTCGCCGTGGCGGGGGCGCTGATGCAGGTGCTCTTGCGAAACCCGCTCGCCGACCCCTACGTGCTCGGGCTTTCCGGCGGGGCCAGCATCGGGGCGCTTGGCGCGATGCTGGCGGGCCTGGGGGGACTGCTGGTGACCGGCTCGGCGTTTGCCGGGGCGCTTCTTTCAACGCTTTTGGTGTTTGGCCTCGCTCAGGGCCGCGGCGGCTGGACGCCGGCGAGACTGCTGCTCATCGGCGTGGTCGTGGCCTCGGGCTGGGGGGCGCTGGTCACGTTGATGCTCGCCATGAGCCCCGCCGAGCGCCTGCCGGGCATGCTCTACTGGCTGATGGGCGATCTTGCCTACGCGCGCACGCCCTGGCCGCCGCTGATCGTTTTACTGCTGACCTGCGCGCTTTTGTGGCCGCTGGGGAGAAGCCTCAACGTGCTCGCCCGTGGTTCGCTGCAGGCCGCCGCCCTGGGGGTGACCGTGCGTGGTTTCGAGTGGGGCATCTATCTTTTGGCAAGCCTTTTGACCGCCGTGGCGGTCACCACCGCCGGCAGCATCGGCTTCGTGGGGCTGGTCGTGCCGCACATGCTGCGCCTGGTGCTGGGCAACGACCAGCGCCGTATCCTGCCCGCCTGCGCGTTGGCTGGCGGCACGCTGTTGCTGCTGGCCGATACGCTCGCGCGCACGCTGATTGCCCCGGAGCAGCTGCCGGTCGGTGTCATCACCGCGCTGCTCGGCGTGCCCACCTTCCTGCTGCTCTTGTACCGGAGCCGCCCATGA